The proteins below come from a single Rosa rugosa chromosome 2, drRosRugo1.1, whole genome shotgun sequence genomic window:
- the LOC133728250 gene encoding protein GRAVITROPIC IN THE LIGHT 1-like, with amino-acid sequence MDSVSRSAVTPTKSRLARTIAKVLHLRAATGIAPVDGIQKGNSQEIGIQKVNYQEIGIQKAKSQEIGIQKVKSKELGNQKFKSQEIGIQKVQDDRNAPKVRVTLSQSFEKNNEKLQERAALEALLAKLFASISSVKAAYAQLQYAQTPYDADGIRAADHTVVDELKNLSELKRCFLKKEFDPSPETTLVLAEIEEQKSVLKTYDIMGKKLESQVRLKDSEVIFLGEKLEEANKLNKLLEKRVYQSGQLYVPDNLHLSGLSPSHFITVLRHTVRSIRSFVRAMMDEMKSAGWDIHTAANSIDGGEVVYWKEDHKCFAFEQFVCREMFDGFQYPNFSLPNEFLPEKKKQQQQLFFERFTELKPWKAKEYLSRNPRSAFAKFCRVKYLRLIHPKMETSFSGNLNQRNLVNAGEFPSTNFFSLFADMAKRVWLLHLLAFSFDPEAAIFQVSKGCRFSEVYMESVAEEAFLSTASEPLVGFTVVPGFKLGKTVIQCQVYLTSQLQSNPGKQR; translated from the coding sequence ATGGATTCAGTGAGTCGGTCAGCTGTAACTCCAACTAAGAGTAGGCTAGCACGTACTAttgccaaagttcttcatcttcgcGCTGCAACAGGTATTGCCCCGGTTGATGGGATTCAGAAAGGTAACTCTCAAGAAATTGGCATTCAGAAGGTTAATTACCAAGAAATTGGGATTCAGAAAGCCAAGTCCCAAGAAATTGGGATTCAGAAAGTAAAGTCTAAAGAACTTGGAAATCAGAAATTCAAGTCGCAAGAAATTGGAATTCAGAAAGTCCAGGATGATCGGAATGCTCCTAAGGTTCGGGTTACTCTGTCTCAATCATTTGAGAAGAACAACGAGAAGCTACAGGAAAGAGCTGCCTTGGAAGCTCTTCTTGCAAAGCTGTTTGCCAGCATTTCATCTGTTAAAGCTGCTTATGCTCAGCTACAATATGCTCAGACTCCTTATGATGCTGACGGAATTCGTGCTGCTGATCATACAGTAGTTGACGAGTTGAAGAACTTGTCTGAGTTGAAGAGGTGTTTCTTAAAAAAGGAGTTCGATCCTTCGCCGGAGACTACTTTAGTGTTGGCTGAGATTGAGGAACAGAAGAGTGTTCTCAAAACATATGATATTATGGGGAAAAAGTTGGAATCTCAGGTCAGGCTTAAGGACTCTGAAGTAATATTTCTTGGTGAGAAGTTGGAGGAAGCCAATAAACTGAACAAGTTGCTTGAAAAGAGAGTATATCAGAGTGGGCAGCTATATGTGCCTGACAATCTTCATTTATCTGGTTTAAGTCCTAGCCATTTTATTACAGTTCTTCGGCACACAGTCAGGTCCATTCGGAGCTTTGTTAGGGCGATGATGGATGAAATGAAATCTGCTGGTTGGGACATTCATACAGCAGCTAATTCTATCGATGGTGGTGAAGTTGTTTATTGGAAAGAAGACCACAAGTGTTTTGCATTTGAACAATTCGTTTGCAGGGAAATGTTTGATGGTTTCCAATACCCCAACTTCTCACTTCCGAACGAGTTCCTgccagagaaaaagaaacagcaGCAACAGCTCTTTTTTGAGAGATTCACGGAACTCAAACCTTGGAAGGCAAAGGAGTATCTTTCCCGGAATCCAAGATCAGCATTTGCCAAATTCTGTCGCGTCAAGTACTTGCGACTGATTCATCCCAAGATGGAAACATCATTTTCTGGCAATCTGAATCAGAGAAACCTTGTGAATGCCGGTGAGTTTCCAAGCactaatttcttttctttatttgctgACATGGCAAAGCGGGTCTGGCTCCTGCATTTGTTGGCCTTCTCCTTCGATCCCGAAGCTGCAATCTTCCAAGTGAGCAAGGGGTGTCGATTTTCAGAAGTCTACATGGAAAGTGTGGCGGAGGAAGCGTTCCTTTCAACGGCATCAGAACCACTAGTGGGATTCACAGTTGTTCCCGGATTCAAACTCGGTAAAACTGTCATTCAATGCCAAGTTTACCTCACCTCTCAGTTACAGTCCAATCCGGGAAAGCAAAGGTAA
- the LOC133728253 gene encoding uncharacterized protein LOC133728253, with the protein MGGGFRVLHLVRPFLSFLPEVQSADRKVPFREKVIYTVISLFIFLVCSQLPLYGIHSTTGADPFYWMRVILASNRGTVMELGITPIVTSGLVMQLLAGSKIIEVDNNVREDRALLNGAQKLLGILIAIGEAVAYVLSGMYGSVGQLGVGNAILIIIQLCFAGIIVICLDELLQKGYGLGSGISLFIATNICENIIWKAFSPTTINSGRGAEFEGAVIALFHLLITRTDKVRALREAFYRQNLPNVTNLLATVLIFLIVIYFQGFRVVLPVRSKNARGQQGSYPIKLFYTSNMPIILQSALVSNLYFISQLLYRRYSGNFLVNLLGKWKESEYSGGQFVPVGGLAYYITAPSSLADMAANPFHALFYLVFMLSACALFSKTWIEVSGSSAKDVAKQLKEQQMVMPGHRESNLQKELNRYIPTAAAFGGMCIGALTVLADFMGAIGSGTGILLAVTIIYQYFETFEKERASELGFFGF; encoded by the exons ATGGGAGGTGGATTTAGGGTTCTTCATTTAGTGAGGCCCTTCCTTTCGTTTTTGCCGGAAGTTCAGAGCGCCGATAGGAAAGTCCCGTTCAGAGAGAAGGTCATCTACACTGTCATCTCGCTCTTCATTTTCTTGGTGTGCAGTCAGCTCCCTCTGTATGGCATTCACTCCACCACGGGAGCAGATCCCTTCTATTGGATGCGTGTTATTCTCGCTTCCAATCGGGGGACTGTCATGGAGCTTGGGATCACCCCAATTGTCACATCTGGGCTGGTGATGCAGCTCCTTGCCGGGTCAAAGATTATTGAAGTCGACAACAATGTGCGCGAGGATCGTGCCCTCCT AAATGGAGCACAAAAGTTATTGGGTATCCTGATAGCTATTGGTGAGGCAGTTGCCTATGTTCTATCTGGCATGTATGGTAGTGTTGGCCAACTCGGAGTTGGAAATGCCATCCTTATCATCATCCAGCTCTGCTTCGCTGGCATTATTGTGATATGTTTGGATGAACTCCTTCAGAAGGGATATGGTCTCGGCTCTGGAATTTCTCTTTTCATTGCTACCAATATCTG tGAAAACATTATCTGGAAGGCTTTCAGCCCCACCACCATCAACAGTGGCCGAGGAGCTGAGTTTGAAGGAGCAGTTATTGCTCTATTCCATCTGTTGATTACTCGAACAGATAAAGTTCGAGCACTTCGGGAGGCCTTTTACCGGCAGAATCTTCCAAACGTGACCAATCTGCTTGCCACAGTCTTGATCTTCCTTATAGTCATTTACTTCCAAGGGTTCCGTGTGGTTCTGCCTGTCAGATCAAAGAATGCCCGTGGACAGCAGGGTTCTTATCCTATCAAGCTATTCTACACATCCAACATGCCCATCATTTTGCAGTCTGCACTTGTCTCCAACCTTTACTTCATCTCCCAG TTGCTATACAGGAGGTACAGTGgaaatttccttgtgaatcTTTTGGGCAAATGGAAGGAATCTGAGTACTCAGGCGGACAATTCGTTCCTGTTGGTGGTCTAGCATACTATATCACTGCACCTTCAAG CTTAGCTGATATGGCAGCCAACCCTTTCCACGCACTCTTCTATCTCGTCTTTATGTTGTCAGCATGTGCTCTTTTCTCAAAGACATGGATTGAAGTATCTGGATCCTCTGCCAAGGATGTTGCCAAGCAGCTCAAG GAACAACAAATGGTGATGCCTGGTCACCGTGAGTCAAACTTGCAGAAGGAGCTGAACCGCTACATTCCCACAGCTGCAGCTTTCGGAGGCATGTGCATTGGTGCATTGACCGTGTTGGCAGATTTCATGGGTGCGATTGGTTCTGGAACAGGAATCCTGCTTGCAGTGACCATCATCTATCAGTACTTTGAGACCTTCGAGAAAGAGAGAGCCAGTGAGCTCGGTTTCTTTGGTTTCTAA